A window of Chengkuizengella sediminis contains these coding sequences:
- a CDS encoding DUF5305 family protein: protein MNIFLHKLKTIHFFKSIKFKVILIILGLLSIIMTVYSISKPTSITNESLDNRITQSTNFEYKAEIIPNILYPNGGIIDPGNIMIRSITNTIPIYIKSTVSSDHPVEVEHTSEVTLLVQAKDLWEKEFPLNSIHQSKATENETIILNDEYKIELESIITFIENVEEETGISVGSYQLKIIPNINGMIHYKENEIPLANGAFLSFEYSSNRIKFVENNGISEEKSLINKTVIPQYFHLFKLNIPLTWLRVFFSILSLTIVFYFLYQINKNVKRKKQYISEATKIDKKYLKRLINVKEAVNTTDKSIVKIESIKALLQIVDEKDLPIFRYHDGIKNNTTYFLIDDQYFYSYDANNYVGYKTDIETHYSTKGKELSYVPKT from the coding sequence ATGAATATTTTCTTGCATAAATTAAAAACAATTCATTTTTTTAAATCCATAAAGTTCAAGGTCATTTTAATAATTCTAGGACTCCTTTCCATTATTATGACAGTTTATAGTATTTCCAAACCTACTTCTATCACAAATGAATCACTAGATAATAGAATTACGCAATCAACAAATTTTGAATATAAAGCAGAAATTATACCTAATATTTTGTATCCTAATGGAGGTATTATTGATCCTGGAAATATAATGATTCGAAGTATTACAAATACGATTCCAATTTATATAAAGTCTACTGTTTCATCAGACCACCCCGTTGAAGTAGAACATACTAGTGAGGTCACTCTATTAGTACAAGCTAAGGACTTGTGGGAAAAGGAATTCCCTTTAAATTCAATTCATCAATCTAAAGCAACTGAAAATGAAACGATAATCTTAAACGATGAATATAAGATTGAGCTTGAGAGTATCATTACATTTATTGAAAATGTCGAAGAAGAAACAGGAATTAGCGTGGGAAGTTACCAATTAAAAATTATACCTAATATAAACGGAATGATCCACTACAAAGAGAATGAAATCCCTTTAGCAAATGGTGCCTTTTTAAGCTTCGAATATTCATCAAACAGAATAAAATTTGTAGAAAACAATGGGATTTCCGAAGAAAAATCATTAATAAATAAAACCGTAATTCCGCAATATTTTCATTTATTTAAATTAAATATTCCATTAACTTGGTTACGTGTTTTTTTCTCAATATTATCACTAACTATTGTCTTTTATTTTCTATATCAAATAAATAAAAATGTGAAACGAAAAAAACAATATATATCTGAAGCGACTAAAATTGATAAAAAATATTTAAAAAGATTGATTAATGTAAAGGAAGCTGTTAATACGACAGATAAATCTATTGTAAAAATAGAATCTATAAAAGCATTATTACAGATTGTTGATGAAAAGGATCTTCCCATCTTTAGATATCATGATGGGATAAAAAATAATACGACATATTTTTTGATCGATGACCAATATTTTTACAGTTACGACGCTAACAATTATGTAGGTTACAAGACGGATATAGAAACTCATTATTCCACCAAGGGGAAGGAACTCTCCTATGTACCAAAAACTTAA
- a CDS encoding response regulator, with the protein MKVVIIDDHPLVRNGLSNILSLNESFECLGEASNIIHSLQLIQQTNPDVALVDLKLGDEDGLSIIEQARNLGSDCKFIILTSSANQEDIHRAKQSSVDGYVLKEALPEELFHAIQIVNQGRKYYDPNIFELMLSDNDRDRSFHELTPKELEVLKELGKGYSNQEIAVKLFITEYTVKKHVSQILSKLELTDRTNAALFANSKGLVTYAVH; encoded by the coding sequence ATGAAAGTTGTAATTATTGATGACCACCCACTAGTAAGAAATGGATTGTCCAACATTTTATCTTTAAATGAGTCCTTTGAATGTTTAGGTGAAGCTTCAAATATCATTCATTCTTTACAATTAATTCAACAAACCAACCCAGATGTTGCATTAGTTGATTTAAAACTAGGTGATGAAGATGGATTAAGTATTATAGAACAGGCACGTAATCTAGGTAGTGACTGTAAATTCATTATCTTAACCTCATCTGCAAACCAAGAAGATATTCATAGAGCTAAACAATCAAGTGTTGATGGATATGTACTAAAAGAGGCATTACCCGAAGAACTCTTTCATGCAATCCAAATTGTAAATCAGGGAAGAAAATATTATGATCCAAATATTTTTGAACTAATGTTATCAGATAACGATAGGGACAGAAGTTTTCATGAATTAACACCAAAAGAGTTAGAAGTATTAAAGGAGCTTGGTAAAGGTTATTCTAATCAAGAAATTGCAGTGAAATTATTTATTACGGAGTACACTGTAAAAAAACACGTGAGTCAAATCTTGTCTAAGTTGGAATTAACTGATCGTACAAATGCAGCATTATTTGCTAATTCAAAAGGTTTAGTAACGTATGCAGTTCATTAA
- a CDS encoding ATP-binding protein: MYQKLNLSFNDKLNLSHIKVFKNNHGTERILILYRYLSLFFTSSFYLISVPKSPLLFKLGVIISLSIAAWLITKLLLIYRNHEHFIKSIVLIESFGIVLILIPTQGVESAFIWYALNPVMVAACYLSAFFCWVTLIMYMFASTLITFNFFNSLGLKISNLIIENSYLYLVFILITIAVQLFSNFTKELHDHASQLKKQRQKLIVTNQKLEKANQKTNEAIDHIMSLYQIVETFTSQKNLNNLLKVVTDYTVKLTKTPCSFIITSQFDTEKFLFDIRGYDTEIDQDSRDQIIQEIQLNWEQYQKHKNMVEITLQHRKFSIISIQSTKHEVLIGIENQINIHDDSNCFQRELVFLSKLCKMILERIHLEEVAYQLLISGEQNRIANEIHDNISQRLFSIVYALHALSNNKDKMSSEQIKKNFQMIIQSTNEANKELRSTIYNLSSKKRGENLFKTKISNYLDELAKLNQITIDYRFLGDEQTIPMYIKNMIYRVICESTGNAVRHGLCNKLGVYIQINQRIYIEIQDNGKGFKLNENHPNKNTGIGIYNMKSLVHSLGGTINFHSHINQGTQIEITIPQIQKLINQEVISE, from the coding sequence ATGTACCAAAAACTTAACCTTTCTTTCAATGATAAACTCAACCTTAGTCATATTAAAGTTTTTAAAAATAATCATGGCACAGAGAGAATTCTGATCCTTTATCGTTATTTATCATTATTTTTTACATCTTCATTTTATTTAATCAGTGTTCCTAAATCACCATTACTGTTTAAATTAGGGGTTATTATTTCTTTATCTATCGCTGCCTGGCTAATCACTAAGCTACTCCTTATATATCGAAATCATGAACATTTCATAAAATCGATTGTGTTGATAGAATCCTTTGGGATTGTACTTATTTTGATTCCAACTCAAGGTGTTGAAAGTGCATTTATATGGTATGCATTAAATCCTGTCATGGTTGCAGCTTGTTATTTATCGGCTTTCTTTTGCTGGGTTACATTAATCATGTATATGTTTGCTTCAACTTTAATCACGTTTAACTTTTTTAATAGTTTAGGTCTTAAAATTAGCAATCTAATCATTGAGAACTCTTATTTATATTTAGTATTTATTCTGATCACCATTGCCGTGCAATTATTTTCAAACTTCACAAAAGAACTCCACGATCATGCATCCCAGCTAAAAAAACAGCGTCAAAAACTAATCGTTACGAATCAAAAATTAGAAAAAGCAAATCAAAAAACAAACGAAGCGATAGATCATATCATGTCACTATACCAAATTGTTGAAACCTTTACTTCACAAAAAAATTTAAACAATCTATTAAAAGTAGTTACGGATTATACAGTTAAATTAACAAAAACACCTTGTTCATTTATTATCACTTCACAATTCGACACAGAAAAGTTTTTATTTGATATAAGGGGGTATGATACAGAAATAGATCAAGATTCTAGAGATCAAATCATTCAAGAAATACAATTAAACTGGGAACAATATCAAAAGCACAAAAACATGGTTGAAATCACGCTGCAACATCGAAAATTCTCTATCATATCCATTCAATCAACAAAACATGAAGTTTTAATTGGGATTGAAAATCAAATCAACATTCACGATGATTCAAATTGTTTCCAGCGTGAATTGGTTTTCCTCTCTAAATTATGCAAAATGATTCTAGAGCGTATTCACCTTGAGGAAGTCGCTTATCAATTACTCATCTCTGGTGAACAAAATAGAATCGCTAATGAAATACATGATAACATCTCACAAAGATTATTTAGCATCGTATATGCTCTGCATGCTTTAAGTAACAATAAAGATAAAATGAGTTCTGAACAAATTAAAAAAAATTTTCAAATGATTATTCAATCTACTAATGAAGCGAACAAAGAATTGAGATCCACAATTTACAACCTAAGCTCCAAAAAAAGAGGCGAAAACTTATTTAAAACTAAAATAAGTAACTATTTAGATGAGTTAGCAAAGTTAAACCAAATCACTATCGATTATCGTTTTTTGGGAGACGAGCAAACCATTCCAATGTATATTAAAAATATGATATATCGAGTGATTTGTGAATCTACTGGAAATGCGGTCAGGCATGGTTTATGCAATAAATTGGGAGTATATATTCAAATCAATCAACGAATTTACATTGAAATTCAAGACAACGGTAAAGGTTTTAAACTAAATGAAAACCATCCCAATAAAAATACTGGTATTGGCATTTATAATATGAAGTCACTCGTTCATTCTTTAGGAGGGACAATTAATTTCCATAGTCATATCAATCAAGGAACACAAATTGAAATTACCATCCCTCAAATTCAAAAGTTAATCAATCAGGAGGTAATCTCTGAATGA
- a CDS encoding signal peptidase I, whose amino-acid sequence MKWFTRIATFIIGMLTLFFLISAIGSTLLQQPILSTVIRSNSMYPLMERGDMVVVNKLASEDEIHVGDVVIFKTENGTYATKGWIIHRIVGGDAVTGYITKGDNNKRTDQAEGGTGPIEREWIVSRTVNVSEHPIVIPYIGFLPVWAEQFEVQSSTMQLIAVGIVVYLILSLIFGEKRRKRKKKEKDLDLPLMYMFAGLFISMMMMITMLLASSPIKLNYNVSEDSNGILMGSSVGVLMKGTEHQQKLVDLNNGGFFTFVASISTKDKQIIPSHTSFYLKPGEKVKTSAIIQANTTGKYNSKINVGLFYPFLPKEMIQILANISYWLALSVVSLIPGLPFMVYPLVQSRLRRKLIRGFKFMWNRFKQKLVFTS is encoded by the coding sequence TTGAAATGGTTTACTAGAATTGCTACTTTCATAATTGGAATGTTAACTTTGTTTTTTTTAATTTCAGCGATTGGCTCAACTCTATTACAACAACCTATTCTTTCAACTGTGATCCGATCTAATAGTATGTATCCTTTAATGGAAAGAGGAGATATGGTTGTCGTTAATAAGTTAGCTTCTGAGGATGAAATCCATGTTGGAGATGTTGTTATTTTTAAAACAGAAAATGGAACATACGCTACAAAAGGATGGATTATCCATCGCATTGTTGGAGGGGATGCTGTAACAGGGTATATAACAAAAGGGGATAATAATAAACGTACTGATCAGGCTGAAGGAGGGACAGGTCCCATTGAGCGGGAATGGATTGTGAGCCGTACTGTTAATGTATCTGAGCACCCCATTGTCATTCCCTATATTGGATTCCTTCCAGTATGGGCTGAACAATTCGAAGTTCAAAGCTCAACTATGCAGTTAATTGCCGTAGGTATTGTCGTTTATTTAATACTTAGTTTGATTTTCGGAGAAAAGAGAAGAAAAAGGAAAAAGAAAGAAAAGGACTTAGATCTGCCTTTGATGTATATGTTTGCAGGATTATTTATTTCAATGATGATGATGATCACTATGCTCTTGGCTAGCAGTCCAATAAAACTCAATTATAACGTTTCTGAAGATAGCAACGGTATATTAATGGGGAGTTCTGTTGGCGTACTTATGAAAGGGACAGAACACCAGCAAAAACTAGTTGATCTTAATAACGGTGGTTTTTTTACTTTTGTGGCTTCTATTTCAACGAAGGATAAGCAGATCATTCCTAGTCACACATCATTTTATTTAAAACCTGGTGAAAAAGTAAAAACCAGCGCTATTATACAAGCAAATACAACTGGAAAATATAATTCAAAAATAAATGTAGGTCTGTTTTATCCTTTTTTACCTAAAGAAATGATCCAAATTTTGGCAAACATTAGCTATTGGTTAGCATTATCTGTTGTGTCACTTATTCCCGGTCTTCCATTTATGGTTTATCCACTAGTCCAATCTCGCCTTCGTAGAAAGCTGATACGTGGGTTCAAATTTATGTGGAATCGCTTTAAACAAAAACTAGTGTTTACATCTTAA
- a CDS encoding copper amine oxidase N-terminal domain-containing protein produces the protein MNRFIKNVLFIGALVIIISSIAAVMALGDTGDGTVSIMNEDVELVEITPGNHAAMNITNAYPEGNKKLTFNFDKGFGGQYGFQPGSYYTWDMLFKITNKTEQPLDVKVEFNASNKDWVDSNLGLKTKIGSSDLQIINDDNQEFIIDALASNEGTWVDLTIAIPRVLQSDTLNEKFTIIVSVPIEDPDNPDEPEDEPDKPNKSSNPNNLTTQTLAPEVIHKLYLYEDIQNGVVDDKLKRIDPYNSKVRPFVLNDRMFLPMRFLSESLGASVHWNSETDTVTIMENGKVVRLVLGEKAIWINGEAIEIDVAPIVYENRTFLPVRHVATALDKHVDWYEDHLVIVSWIKQYQPSELQREEIIKKYFRP, from the coding sequence TTGAATCGCTTTATAAAAAATGTATTATTCATAGGTGCACTAGTTATTATAATTTCCAGTATTGCCGCAGTTATGGCATTAGGAGATACAGGTGATGGTACCGTTTCTATTATGAATGAAGACGTTGAACTTGTTGAAATTACACCTGGTAATCATGCGGCAATGAATATAACAAATGCATATCCTGAAGGAAATAAGAAACTAACCTTTAACTTTGATAAAGGTTTTGGAGGACAATATGGATTTCAACCTGGTAGTTATTATACTTGGGACATGCTCTTCAAAATCACGAATAAGACAGAACAACCACTTGATGTTAAGGTTGAATTTAATGCTTCAAACAAAGATTGGGTAGACAGCAATTTAGGTTTAAAAACAAAAATTGGTAGTAGCGATTTACAGATCATTAATGATGATAATCAAGAGTTTATAATCGATGCTCTTGCATCAAATGAAGGAACTTGGGTTGATCTAACTATAGCTATACCTAGGGTACTCCAATCAGATACATTAAATGAGAAATTCACCATCATTGTTAGTGTTCCAATTGAAGATCCAGACAATCCCGATGAACCTGAGGATGAACCAGACAAACCTAATAAATCGAGCAATCCAAATAATCTAACTACACAAACTCTTGCTCCCGAAGTGATTCATAAACTTTACTTATATGAAGATATACAAAATGGAGTGGTTGATGATAAATTAAAACGAATTGACCCATATAATAGTAAAGTTAGACCATTTGTTTTAAACGATAGAATGTTCCTGCCAATGCGATTTTTATCTGAGAGCTTAGGTGCCTCTGTCCATTGGAACAGTGAAACGGATACTGTGACTATTATGGAAAACGGAAAAGTTGTCAGGCTTGTTCTTGGAGAAAAAGCAATATGGATTAACGGTGAGGCAATCGAAATTGACGTTGCCCCTATTGTATATGAAAACCGGACCTTCTTACCTGTTAGACATGTAGCTACTGCACTTGATAAGCATGTAGACTGGTACGAAGATCACCTGGTGATTGTCAGTTGGATAAAACAATATCAACCTAGTGAACTACAGCGTGAAGAAATTATCAAAAAGTATTTTAGACCTTAA